From the Drechmeria coniospora strain ARSEF 6962 chromosome 02, whole genome shotgun sequence genome, the window GCATCTTTGTCGGAAACGTCGACtactcggcctcgcccgaaGAGATCCAGGCACATTTCCAGAGCTGCGGCTCCATCAACCGCGTCACCATCCTCCTGGACAAGTTCACCGGACAACCAAAGGGGTAGGCCTCGGCGCTCCGTGACGGACGCCACCGCCCGCTGACGCACCCTCCCGCAGCTACGCCTACGTCGAATTCACGGAGCCGAGCCTCGTGGCGCAGGCCCTCGTCCTGAACGAGAGCGTCTTCAAGGGCCGCAACATCAAGGTGACGCCGAAGCGCACCAACGTCCCGGGCATGACCCGCGGCCGCGGACGTGGTGGATAccgcggcggccggggcttctacggacgaggcggcggctaCCCCCCTCGAGGCGGCTACCGCGGCGGAGGCCggggccgtggccgaggcttCACGCCTTACTAGGACCAGGGAGGTGAAACCTGAAGCGCGGAAGCCGGCCTGCAGGTTGGGAACGCAGCTGACGCTCGCCGCGGTCCTGTAGGATAAAACGACACGTCGAAGAGCTCGACCGAGGTCGATccggaggaggaagagacTGGGAGAAGCCGCGACGGTCCTGTCGAAAGATGCCACCGCAGAAGACAGTAATCGGAGTTAAGGTCTGACATGGAGATTGTCGATGACgactcggccttggccggctgCATGAAGAGAACCGGCTGCTCTCTGGTCATGGCCGTACGGCGCGCCATGGCCACGCGGGCGAGAGCAGCGGCATCCTTGGCCCGACCATGACGCCTGTCGGCCTTTTGGTGACGGCCGCTGCCGTGAACCGGTTCGTGCTCGTCACCCCTTGCCGCGGGGCATGCAGGCAACGATACGAGATGACGATTCCACCTCGACGGTCATGGATGGTTGGAAACTGGTAAAATAATTCCTGGTCGAGACTAccgtaattacagtacaagcatgcACTGCTCGTATCAGGCgggtacttgctgtacatgtacttgatgtAGGTGgacagcacaagtacggagtattactgtatgtgcaagcaagtacgtacctagtacggagtacagtactgtacattgtTCAATTcatatgtacttgtacaccgtactccgtactgtcccatcttgtacttgcattgtacttgcagtaatattacggagtaaagtaatagttgtagtgtgcaagtaccttgTACGCATGCacatataagtacaagtgatacttgctactaggtaccaagtacataGGTACCTAGTCGTCCAGCACGCCCCTAAAGTGTACTGCTGGACGGATAcgaagcactgtacagtacttacctagtacttacatgtacacttgcacagtattccgtacggagtacggagtacttgggcagGTACTTGTCTTCGGAAGGCCTCGCGACCTGTTTGCCCCCCGGTGTGCGGGCAGATTGGCTCACCAGGCTCACCAACCCGCGCTTTGCGAAGGTGCccatgtattactccgtacaacccTAGCACTTATGGCTGTCGCCTAGCCATCCGTCTTCCTCACCGACTTGATGAATGGATTCTGGTGGCTCGACAATCTGTGCACCCTGATTGTTACCcttgtacctacctaccaaGGTTCGCGGACGAGTATCGTTTGcacaaagtacaagtactccgtgagtgtacttactgcagtTGTACACCGGCAGTgcttaagtacctactactaggtacttacttaaataCACCTACTAACTGTACAGAACACCTGCTTGTGCATCTACACCCATAGGCTACAGGACATACCTAGGTACAGTGCAGGTGGTGCAAGTAAGAACTAATTACGACGTaattacttacctacctactactaggtaggtacttgacAACCGCACAAtcaataagtacagtacagtactagtagttgtacttggtgccTAGCAGTCTCGCAAGCCCTACCAGTCGGTGCCAGGTTGTCCATAGGTGCCTGTACTTGGTATTCCGTAGagccgtactccgtcctgtactccgtcccAGGAGGCAATCGTAGGAGCTGCAGCAAGAACTTGTAGAAACTACATCTCCAATGTGCATGTGGGTGTGCGTCGCAAAACCCAACCACGGGGAACCTGTTTGCATGAGTGGCAGTGCCTCGGCGGAGTGATGGAACCTGAGCAGCGGCCACAAACGCTCAAGTCGAGAGGTTCGTCGATGATCGATtcatgccccccccccccccctgctgGAACCCTCCATCCCAAGCTGCTAGGTACCGTTATTACCACCGCTaggtaatacctagtaggcaaCCTGACACTGCGCCTGTCCACTGGCCCAGCACGGCGCTGCCTTCTCACTGGACGGCGGTCCCGCCAAGAAGTTCAAGGCCCAATAGAAAGCCGTTGCCAGCTACCCCTCTTGCCCTCTTGCGCCTGGAACGGATCGGAGGCGCAATCGCTCAACCAGCAGCAACCCAACTTGCAAGCCGCTCGCACTTGGCTGCACCTCCAATTTTAGTCCCCCTTTGCCTTCTCTGCATCTGTCATCATCAACAGCCTCGTTCCCCGTCATCCTTCTTCATCCATTGCTCATCTCTCGCTGCCGCTCGTTGACCCGTCGCTGCCATCCGTGGCCGCTGCCGTCACGTGGTCCCCTCTCGAcgccgcaccgccgccgcctttcGTCTCGCAGCTGTGGGGAGACGAAGCGGGGAGAGGTCCGCGCTTCTGCACTGCCTCAGCACCTCGCTCGGCTTACCACACCACACGTTGCAACTTGCATGACGGCCCCGTGCTCGTTCGCTTCCTCCCTCTCACGCCCCTTGTCGTGCCGGAAGCCGTATTCGCCAGAAGTCGTACccgtcgtcggacgaggagccaCCTAGAAGCTCATCTCACCGGCCGGCTGCCATTTCTTTGCCTCGCCTCCGACGCAACCCCGGGCCGTAGTCCGTCGTTTGCTTGCCCGCGTGCCGAGCCGGCTTCTTCAACATGAGCGGCCGCGTCGAGTCCGGGCTTCCCAGGTGAGtgcaggcgacgaggaaacGCCGCACGTCGTTGGGTTTCCCACCGTTAACCGCATCTCCAGCAAGCCCAATGTCCGCGTGACGAGTACGTCTTCacaccgccgcctccgcatCGTCCGAATCTCTCTCCGTCTGACTTGATCGcagtcatcgccgccgatggcctctACAAGCGAGATGTGTTTCGTAAGTCCCATCCATCGGCGGACCCTTCTTctgccgacgccgaaaaTGCCGAGTCGCGCTGACGAGACGCCCGCCCAGGCTTCCCCGACCCCTTTGCCGTGGCGACCATCAACGGCGAGCAGACCAAGACGACGACCGTGAGCAAGAGGACGCTAAATCCGTACTGGAACGAGAGCTTTGACTTGTAGGGCTGTCCCACCCGATGCCGTGCTCGGATCGCACGCGAAGCTCACACATGCGCAGCCGGGCCAACGAAGGCAGCATTCTAGCAGTCCAAGTTTTTGATCAAAAGAAATTCAAGAAGAAGGACCAAggcttcctcggcgtcaTCAACATTCGAGTCGGCGACGTCATGCCGGACCTTGGACCCGATGCTGAGGGTGAGACGacttttccctccttcatggcctcgtcgtgaATCGTCATCGtgttgtgctccgtgctgacGGCGAGTTTCCCTGCAGATCAGATGCTCACGCGAGATCTCAAGAAGTCGACGGACAACCTCGTCGTTCACGGAAAGCTCATCATTAACCTTTCCTGCAACTTGAGCACACCCGTTCGCGGAGGACCGGCACCGAGCAGCGGACCGTTGCTGTCGGCTCCTGGTTCGTCGAGCATGTCTAACCTTGCGGCGCCGCTCGACAACAGAGCTgggtcgtcgtccatggcggGGCCGAACGGAATGGCCAACGGCAGCTCCGTCAACCTCGCCCACCATCCCGCCAGCGCCAGCGCGACGCCCATGCCTGGCGCCGCGTCCGAGGGCAACCTGCCACGCCCGACCAGCCAGCTCAGCCCGTTCGAGGATAACCAGGGCCGTCTTCCGGGCGGCTGGGAGCGTCGGGAGGACAATCTGGGACGAACCTACTACGTGGACCACAACACCCGCACCACGAGCTGGAACCGCCcgaccgccgtcggcgccgccgagcagcgAAGCGACAGGGAGGCGGCCACGCAGGTGGAGCGTCAGAGACACCAGAACCGCACCCTGCCCGAGGATAGAACGGGCACGAGCTCGCCCAgcccgcagcagcagcagcagggtgCCGTGCCTCCGGGTGGTagcccgacggccgccaaCAGCACTCTGGCCCCCAGCACCGGCTCCTCGATGATGCACACCGGAGCCACCAGTCCCGGTACGGGAGAGCTCCCGCCTGGCTGGGAGCAGCGATGGACCCCCGAGGGCCGACCGTACTACGTCGATCACAATACGAGGACCACGACTTGGGTCGACCCGCGCCGCCAGCAGTACATCCGCATGTACGGCGGACAGAACAACGCCAACGGCCAGatccagcagcagcccgTTTCTCAGCTCGGACCTCTCCCTAGCGGCTGGGAGATGCGGTTGACGAACACGGCTCGCGTCTACTTTGTCGACCACAACACGAAGACGACCACCTGGGATGACCCACGCCTGCCCTCGTCTCTGGACCAGAACGTTCCTCAGTACAAGAGAGACTTCCGGCGCAAGTTGATCTACTTCCGGTCGCAGCCGGCGATGCGCATTCTCAGCGGGCAATGCCACATCAAGGTCCGACGATCGCACATTTTCGAAGATTCCTTTGCCGAAATCACGCGGCAGTCGCCCGCGGATTTGAAGAAGCGGTTGATGATCAAGTTTGACGGAGAGGACGGCCTCGACTACGGCGGCTTGTCCCGCGAgttcttcttcctcttgtCGCACGAAATGTTCAATCCCTTTTACTGCCTCTTCGAATACTCGGCCCACGACAACTACACGCTCCAGATAAATCCCCATTCGGGCATCAACCCCGAGCATCTGAACTACTTCAAGTTCATCGGACGAGTCGTCGGTCTCTCCATCTTCCaccgccgcttcctcgatGCCTTCTTCATCGGCGCCCTCTACAAGATGGTACTGGGCAAGGCCGTGGCCCTGGCCGACATGGAGGGTGTCGATGCCGACTTCCACCGCTCGCTGCAGTGGATGCTGGACAACGACATTTCCGGCGGCATTCTCGAGCAGACCTTCTCCACCGAAGACGAACGCTTCGGCGTGCTGACGACGGAGGACCTCATCCCGAACGGCCGAAACATTGACGTGACCAACGAGAACAAGAAGGAGTACGTGGACCTCATGGTCAAGTGGCGCATCGAGAAGCGCATCGCCGAGCAGTTCCACGCCTTCAAGGAGGGGTTCCAGGAGCTCATCCCCCAGGATCTCATCAACGTCTTCGACGAGCGTGAGCTGGAGCTCCTCATAGGAGGCATTGCCGAGATTGACATCGACGACTGGAAGAAGCACACCGACTATCGCGGATACACGGAATCCGACGAAGTCATCCAAAACTTTTGGACCACGGTCCGGTCCTGGGACGGCGAGCAAAAGTCTCGTCTCCTGCAGTTTACCACAGGCACCTCCCGGATCCCCGTCAACGGCTTCAAGGATCTCCAGGGCAGCGACGGCCCGCGACGGTTCACCATCGAAAAGGCCGGCGAGATTACCAATCTTCCCAAGGCGCACACTTGGTGAGTCGGGGGAACGAGGGCGTCGTTTGCCGAGAGGGAAGGCTAACGTTTTCGATGCAGTTTCAATCGAATAGACTTGCCCGCGTACAAGAACATGGAGACATTGCAGCAGAAGCTAACGATAGCGGTGGAAGAAACGATGGGCTTTGGCCAGGAATGAAGTGACGTTGAGCAAGCGTGTCGTGCAGGTAGCCTGATGTTTCCGGCTTTCGACTTGATCCATCCTCGAGTTTGTTAGAAGTGTCTCGCTCGCTCTCCAAAATaaacccccctcccccctccctcctccctcttTCCGGGCATGCTCCCGCTCACTACATCTTTCATTTGGGTATGCTGCACTTTGTTGGAAGAGTCGATGGACGAGTTCGTTTGGCGCTGGTGGACTTTGTGTGTGTCTGTGATtatttgtacggagcaggaggGGAAACAGGCACTCGCAGCTTGAACGAGCGAAGCAGAACAGAATCGGATTTAACTCGGAAGCTATCGGCCCCCCAGCAGCGCGAGGGTGACACAATGTGATGGATACGTTCATGGGCTCGCCATGAAAACGCCCAAAGAATGGTGGTGAAATACGCATGGCGATTGGTGATGAGTAAGGAGCGGCGGTCGCTTTTTGATTTGGGTTTCCAgcacggtacaagtacggctCATTCAATATTGCTTGTTTGTCCGCGGCTGCTGCAAATCAGTTCGTCTTGACCATGGCTGCCCAGTGTATCATCCGGCGCGTGCTTCTCGATGCATGGGCGCGTCGTGCTCGGAATGGACAGGTTCGGTTTCCCTTTAGGCCTTGGCAGCCAAAGCTCGAGCGACTTGCTACCGATCAGTCCCGGATGCACAGGGTCACGGGGAAACGCAAATAGATGGTACGAGTTATGCAGCGTTTGCAGCTGGCGAAACTATGTCGCTGCCCTGATCCCGATGTGTACAATGGCGGcaaggaaaaaaaaagacGAATAGGCCGGACCATGGCTCGTCCTGCTCTGGGTCCAGCACAAGAGCTCGTCACTCCATCTGGCGTTCCGTCCTCCGCCGCTCGTGGCTGGCTCCAACCCCAGCTCCTCTACCGCCTGTACCACATGCGCGTGATCTTGGTGTTGCGCATCTTGCGTTGAAGCTGAAAGATGCCGTACATCAGGGCCTCGCTGGTGGGCGGGCAGCCGGGGACGTAGATGTCGACGGGGACGATGCGGTCGCAGCCGCGAACGACGCTATAGCTGTAGTGGTAGTAGCCGCCTCCGTTGGCGCAGGAGCCCATGGAGATGACCCAGCGGGGTTCGGGCATTTGGTCGTAGACTTGGCGCAGGGCGGGGGCCATCTTGTTGGTgagggtgccggcgacgatcaTGACGTCGGACTGTCGGGGCGAAGCACGGAAGATGATTCCCAGGCGATCCTGGTCGTAGCGGGGCGTGGAGAGGTGCATCATCTCGACGGCGCAGCAGGCGAGGCCAAACGTCATGGGCCACAGGGAGGATTGGCGCGCCCAGTTGGTGATGGCATCGAGGGAGGTGCTGGCAAGCAGGCTGGTCAGCCATCGGCCACGACAAGCAGGGCGGAGGGGTTGCTCGATTCTCGGCGCCGTTCCGGGGAACACCTACAGTGCGTATTCGAGGGGACCTTTGGTGGGCTCCTGGCTCGCAAGGGGAACTTCCTTGCGGGCCTTGGCCAGCGCCGAGGCACCGCTATGAGGCGTCAAAGAGCTCGCATGTCGACGCGAGCTGGAGGCGTCGAATGCGGCAGCAGCCCGGAAGGGCGCCAGGGCGGTCGTCGGCTTGACTGCTGGCCATTAGCGAACTCTTCACCGGGGAGCCGGCAAGCGAAGGCGAACGAGCAGGTGGCTCACCTCGCAGggccatcgaggccgccTTTCGCGTCGACGGAAGCATCTCGACGCTGTGCTGacccaggggggggggttgaagGGGGGACAGGACAAAAGCGACTTGTCGTtgaggtcgaggatggcgatgctCCTGCTGGCACAGATGATAGATTCGCCTCCGTGCTAGCAATTGGCGGGACTCTGATTGGTTGGTAGGAGAGCTTGGTTGCGAAGATTAACCGAGATGTTCAGCCATTaaaatgtacggagtactcggtacgaaGTGACCCGTAATGctgagtaagtactgtactgataactgcaagtacttaagtacaactactcagTTGCTTACTTAAGTGCACGCGCTTGTAAGTGCTACTCCGTCTACCcctcagtactccgtacagtaataaaaGTTTGGACATGCAATCAAGGCCATTACAGTATGCAGGTACCGAGGGTGTGTAAATACTGGGATTGACATTGGTTGCCACCACCCATTCGTTTCCCGTCGAAGGTTTCTACgatacttacagtactccgtacagtacttgcattccGATAAGTATGCACTTGCCGAGTTCATGTCCGTACTTTAAGTACTGCTATTGCAATAGAAAATGCACAAGATGTACTTTTGCATGTATTGTGTACCGTgtatataagtactgtactcgggTGTAGTAAgtatttgcatgtacaaagtacagtagggGTACGGGTACGCGCTGAAGgacgagcactccgtactgtcagCTGCAAGCACTGCTAGGTTAGTAGTATCCGGTCGCTATCCTGATCCTCATTTCTTGCTTGCAGTATTCCTCCGTTCATGCTTGAGAATTCTTGGAGGCTGGGGGGCAGCAGCCAATAGAGTGAGTGGCTAGTAACGGTTCGTTGACCGGGCATAGTCTGCACATAGTCTGTGCTGTGGCAGACGACATTGATGCTGGTTCACACAAGCATACGACGGACGCAATCGCTCGTACGAGTATTACCTGTTCATGCATTTGCGATTCAAGACTTTGAAGGCTCATTACCTGCTAACTCGCATCacgttgtactgtacatggccCAGTAAGATGAAGGAGTAaatgtaagcaagtacacagtacgagtacgtaggaaggtacaagtactgtaatactggCATggttacacctacttacagtacttacagtgcttgaGTACTATAGCAGCTAAGAACAACAAGTatattgcaagtacttacttgtactccgtacttgtaatgAAGCGAGTATTATctgtacagcacttacaactgttactccgtacagtagagAATGCAGTTCtagtgtacaagtacagtactccgcacccaCTGTGCACTTTGCGCCCAGTACTTACAACCGCATAGTAGGTGTAaatgcagtacaagtacaagtaatacaaccaagtacttacccaagtatggagtacatgtatacatAATTGTAGAAGGTACGGAATAtgaatacttgtactactcctacagtacttgcaagcatgTGAACatggtacttacttgcagcaccTACCCTGTGCGAgtgtgtgcatgtatacaagtacactgaaaatgcaagtactgttaCCTCGTaccgagcacggagtacataacGCAAGCAAAGGATTCGGTGTGATGTGATTCGTCCGTGACTTGTCTCCGCCATGTCACAGTCGGACATTTTGCCCTGGACTTGACTGAATCCGTCTTGGCTTCCCCTTCCCATAGTaagcagtaattactgtatttGGACTAGGAAATTTCCCGAGTGCTGTGAAAAGGTTGCATATAGGCTATTTTAGCACGGAGAATTCGTCTcgtataagtacagtacttacttacttactgtacacagAGTTGCACCCGTACCCGTACAGTATGCCCTGCATTCGGTCAAAGTCTCATTACTTACgggtacttacttacttacgtgcacCGCCGCAATGCCACTCGTACGGATGGATGCTTGCCTTTGTTGGTGATACTCTAAGCACGCTGTACATGctgtacatacaagtacgtgcaaaGTGAATTACtcgcacggagtaatacccCGTCCGTGCTCCGCCGTCACATCGATTCCTGCCGTTCAGACAAGGATTGACGGCTGGCGGCAACCTTGGAAAGCTCACCCTTTCCGATGCCCTTGAACCCTTCACTCACTCCCTCCCCTGGGCGGTTGGCACATGCCCGAGGTTCCCAATCATCCACCAACCATCAGAACGAACCATCAGGACCAACAGAACCGACGGGTCGAAGGGGTGAAATTTCTTCCCAACCTCGGCAACGAGCTTGCGTCGTTGTCTTGCTTGCCCCGTACCCCGGGCTGGACGACTCGACTCCTCGCCTACTCGCATGATTTAAAAGGCAACGACGATATTTTTTGCATCCCCGTCGCCGCACATGTTCCGGCTGAGCGATCCGCGCGGCTGGCCTACGCGGCTCGTCGTGCGCTACGTGACGatcgctctcgtcgtcgtcttcgccgtcacCAACTACCTCTTGTGGCACGATGTGGGCTTGTGGCGTGTCGTTGGTCTGCCTGGCATCGTGTCCTTGGGCCGCAAGCACGCGATCCAGAAGCTCATGATCGAGGCGAAAACCCGGCACGACCATCTGCTGACGCGGCGCAGCCGCAATGTGAcgcaggcggccgagagaTATCGACAGAGACGCGGTCGACACCCGCCGCCGGGCTTCGATGGCTGGTTtgcggccgccatcgagacCGACTCCATCGTGGTGGAGGAATACTTTGATCGCATCTACAAGGACCTGACTCCCTTCTgggccctcgacgccgccaccgtcaagCGGCGAGCGAATGCCTGGCACTGGGTCGTCAGGGTCCGcaacggcacc encodes:
- a CDS encoding putative rrm-type rna binding protein — its product is MADPIPKEDGVVVAVADDVDERDPVTDIAASEEEEITAMKRRVAEMEEEAKKLREMQATLEQQSADLSEDKESVDSRSIFVGNVDYSASPEEIQAHFQSCGSINRVTILLDKFTGQPKGYAYVEFTEPSLVAQALVLNESVFKGRNIKVTPKRTNVPGMTRGRGRGGYRGGRGFYGRGGGYPPRGGYRGGGRGRGRGFTPY
- a CDS encoding putative E3 ubiquitin-protein ligase hulA, whose amino-acid sequence is MSGRVESGLPSKPNVRVTIIAADGLYKRDVFRFPDPFAVATINGEQTKTTTVSKRTLNPYWNESFDFRANEGSILAVQVFDQKKFKKKDQGFLGVINIRVGDVMPDLGPDAEDQMLTRDLKKSTDNLVVHGKLIINLSCNLSTPVRGGPAPSSGPLLSAPGSSSMSNLAAPLDNRAGSSSMAGPNGMANGSSVNLAHHPASASATPMPGAASEGNLPRPTSQLSPFEDNQGRLPGGWERREDNLGRTYYVDHNTRTTSWNRPTAVGAAEQRSDREAATQVERQRHQNRTLPEDRTGTSSPSPQQQQQGAVPPGGSPTAANSTLAPSTGSSMMHTGATSPGTGELPPGWEQRWTPEGRPYYVDHNTRTTTWVDPRRQQYIRMYGGQNNANGQIQQQPVSQLGPLPSGWEMRLTNTARVYFVDHNTKTTTWDDPRLPSSLDQNVPQYKRDFRRKLIYFRSQPAMRILSGQCHIKVRRSHIFEDSFAEITRQSPADLKKRLMIKFDGEDGLDYGGLSREFFFLLSHEMFNPFYCLFEYSAHDNYTLQINPHSGINPEHLNYFKFIGRVVGLSIFHRRFLDAFFIGALYKMVLGKAVALADMEGVDADFHRSLQWMLDNDISGGILEQTFSTEDERFGVLTTEDLIPNGRNIDVTNENKKEYVDLMVKWRIEKRIAEQFHAFKEGFQELIPQDLINVFDERELELLIGGIAEIDIDDWKKHTDYRGYTESDEVIQNFWTTVRSWDGEQKSRLLQFTTGTSRIPVNGFKDLQGSDGPRRFTIEKAGEITNLPKAHTCFNRIDLPAYKNMETLQQKLTIAVEETMGFGQE
- a CDS encoding mitochondrial NADH-ubiquinone oxidoreductase 20 kD subunit; the protein is MLPSTRKAASMALRVKPTTALAPFRAAAAFDASSSRRHASSLTPHSGASALAKARKEVPLASQEPTKGPLEYALTSLDAITNWARQSSLWPMTFGLACCAVEMMHLSTPRYDQDRLGIIFRASPRQSDVMIVAGTLTNKMAPALRQVYDQMPEPRWVISMGSCANGGGYYHYSYSVVRGCDRIVPVDIYVPGCPPTSEALMYGIFQLQRKMRNTKITRMWYRR